The following proteins come from a genomic window of Candidatus Alcyoniella australis:
- a CDS encoding cytidylate kinase-like family protein — protein sequence MPNRSSSHPSIEKVVDEKAGAWSTWLQTKPQDKPPKPVVTISREPGSGGKIVAREVADLLGLHVFDRELIQRIAASAQMREEVVKTLDERQNKLMDNWILAFFTDRYLWPDLYIKHLAKVLFTIGQRGDAVIIGRGANFLIPPEACFRVRVVAPKEKRAQAVAKRYTISLSDAEKFIQSKAHDRKGFAMQHFNADIADAVHYDLVINTGHLSFTDAAQMIKAAIKIRYKFKTA from the coding sequence ATGCCAAACAGGAGCAGCTCGCATCCCAGCATCGAGAAAGTAGTCGACGAGAAGGCCGGAGCCTGGTCGACATGGCTGCAGACCAAGCCCCAGGACAAGCCGCCCAAGCCGGTTGTAACCATCTCGCGCGAGCCCGGATCGGGCGGCAAGATCGTGGCCCGCGAGGTCGCCGACCTGCTGGGGCTGCACGTGTTCGACCGCGAGTTGATCCAGCGTATCGCGGCCAGCGCCCAGATGCGCGAGGAAGTGGTTAAAACCCTGGACGAGCGCCAGAACAAGCTGATGGATAACTGGATCCTGGCGTTCTTCACCGACCGCTACCTGTGGCCCGACCTGTACATCAAGCACCTGGCCAAAGTGCTGTTCACCATCGGACAGCGCGGCGACGCGGTGATCATCGGCCGCGGCGCGAACTTCCTGATTCCGCCCGAGGCCTGCTTTCGCGTGCGCGTGGTCGCACCAAAGGAGAAAAGGGCCCAGGCCGTGGCCAAGCGCTACACCATCAGCCTTTCGGACGCGGAAAAGTTCATCCAGAGCAAGGCCCACGACCGCAAGGGCTTCGCCATGCAGCACTTCAACGCGGACATCGCCGACGCTGTGCATTACGACCTGGTGATCAACACCGGCCACCTGTCGTTTACCGACGCGGCGCAGATGATCAAGGCCGCAATCAAAATCCGTTACAAATTCAAGACAGCTTAA
- a CDS encoding SDR family oxidoreductase — translation MGGNKILVTGATGLVGGNLTRLLVGEQGEQVKVLVRQSSKTLALDDLDVERVQGDITDPDSLVRAMQGCDRVFHAAGLVSTWNGYLPQMRQVNSEGTANVMQAAMDAGVQRVVHVSTNGVIGMRSRENPSDETVPFDYAQYGNAYSLTKREAHDTALAFAKKGLDVVIGCPTYMFGAWDVRPTSGTMIIESKAGKTLLYPSGGNNIVDVLDVCHGLILACEKGQSGEAYLLANADGNLSYGEIFTLIAETIGSRKPLGPLPRWLSRGVGLAADLWGRATNTAPEVNAASIKLSFEPQYFTPQKAIDELGLPQSPVADAIRRAYDWFCEHGYIRA, via the coding sequence ATGGGTGGCAACAAGATCCTGGTGACCGGCGCTACGGGTTTGGTCGGCGGTAATCTGACGCGGCTTCTCGTCGGCGAACAAGGCGAGCAGGTCAAGGTCCTGGTGCGCCAATCGTCAAAAACCTTGGCGCTGGACGACCTGGATGTAGAGCGGGTGCAAGGCGACATCACCGACCCGGATTCGCTGGTCCGCGCTATGCAGGGCTGCGACCGCGTCTTTCACGCGGCGGGCTTGGTCTCGACCTGGAACGGTTACTTGCCGCAGATGCGACAGGTCAATTCCGAGGGCACGGCCAACGTGATGCAGGCCGCCATGGACGCGGGCGTGCAGCGCGTGGTGCACGTTTCCACCAACGGCGTGATCGGCATGCGCAGCCGCGAGAACCCCTCCGACGAGACGGTCCCCTTCGACTACGCGCAGTACGGCAACGCATACTCGCTGACCAAACGCGAGGCGCACGATACGGCGCTGGCGTTCGCCAAAAAAGGGCTCGACGTGGTAATCGGCTGCCCGACCTACATGTTCGGCGCGTGGGACGTGCGGCCCACGTCGGGCACGATGATTATCGAGTCAAAGGCCGGCAAGACCCTGCTCTACCCGTCGGGGGGCAACAACATCGTCGACGTGCTGGACGTGTGCCACGGCCTGATCCTGGCCTGTGAAAAGGGCCAATCCGGCGAGGCGTATCTGCTGGCCAACGCCGATGGCAACCTGAGCTATGGCGAGATATTCACCTTGATCGCCGAAACGATCGGCAGCCGCAAACCGCTGGGCCCGCTTCCCCGCTGGCTGTCGCGCGGCGTGGGCTTGGCCGCCGACCTCTGGGGCCGGGCGACGAACACAGCGCCTGAAGTCAACGCGGCTTCGATCAAGCTCAGCTTTGAGCCTCAGTACTTCACCCCGCAAAAGGCGATCGACGAGCTGGGCCTGCCGCAAAGCCCGGTGGCCGACGCCATCCGCCGCGCCTACGACTGGTTTTGCGAGCACGGATATATCCGAGCGTAG